The proteins below come from a single Empedobacter stercoris genomic window:
- a CDS encoding type II toxin-antitoxin system RelE/ParE family toxin, with product MFEIVWENQASEEFLAILEFWNNHNGSNSYSRKLFTEIKEAEELLEKNPEAGSETSFKKVKRLIILDNFSLFYTVSKKENYIYILSIWDNRRNPNLLNFK from the coding sequence ATGTTTGAAATAGTTTGGGAAAATCAAGCTTCTGAAGAATTTTTAGCTATTCTTGAATTTTGGAATAATCATAACGGTTCAAATTCATATTCAAGAAAACTATTTACAGAAATAAAAGAAGCTGAAGAATTACTTGAAAAAAATCCTGAAGCTGGATCTGAAACAAGCTTCAAGAAAGTAAAACGTTTAATTATCCTGGATAACTTCTCTTTATTCTATACAGTGTCTAAAAAAGAAAATTACATATACATTCTTTCTATATGGGATAATCGAAGAAATCCCAACTTATTAAATTTTAAATAA
- a CDS encoding ParA family protein yields MAKIILVTHQKGGVGKSTLAFNLAANIRESAKVCLVDLDEQGSLLNIKKASEVPIYEASNLKELLKSDYDFIFIDTPPYLTNQLKELCDLANVIIIPTKAGILDLLAIKSTIEIVEESNNGNKALIVFNMVKPNTTLTDEIKSHLGDYDIKVSKNMISDLVAFSRSILVNGVEENNKAQKQIDNLTKEVLTLSIN; encoded by the coding sequence ATGGCTAAAATAATTCTTGTAACACATCAAAAAGGAGGAGTAGGTAAATCCACATTAGCTTTCAATTTGGCGGCAAATATTAGAGAAAGTGCTAAAGTATGTTTGGTAGATTTAGACGAACAAGGATCTTTATTAAATATAAAAAAAGCATCTGAAGTTCCAATTTATGAAGCTTCAAACTTAAAGGAGTTATTAAAATCGGATTATGATTTTATTTTTATCGATACACCTCCATATTTAACAAATCAATTGAAAGAATTATGTGATTTAGCAAACGTAATTATCATTCCAACAAAGGCGGGAATTTTAGACTTACTTGCAATAAAATCTACAATAGAAATTGTAGAAGAATCAAACAATGGAAACAAAGCTTTGATTGTATTTAATATGGTAAAACCGAATACAACTTTGACCGATGAAATAAAATCACATTTGGGAGATTATGACATAAAAGTTTCAAAAAATATGATTTCAGATTTAGTAGCTTTTTCGAGATCTATTTTAGTAAATGGAGTAGAGGAAAATAATAAAGCTCAAAAGCAAATTGATAATTTAACCAAAGAAGTATTAACATTATCAATCAATTAA
- a CDS encoding replication initiation protein, producing the protein MKITNKEVLQSYILTTAKYDYSVYEKRILYRIIEILQFLIEGKKLNKKYSIQITTQNDYDFQIPLSSILVNEKDENYTRIKNAFKSLQKKIIEYEDNKTWLSLNLIERPEITKNGGNSYASFRVSPMIAECFMDFSKGFRKYELKVAMEFESEYSMRFYELLSNKKTPINYSIENLKEIFGLGDKYKLTANFINKVIVPAKKELDSRSPYTFHYEPIKTGRKITSIHFVPIYQPQFEDENLKKQKLNKQMSNKWFIPKNVYDFLIHNFKFTDKELNNNLNLFENLYNNMSEEALLDFLVDIRFFASNADNPKGFIIGSLKKKAEQIFEQKYGLNNK; encoded by the coding sequence ATGAAAATAACCAATAAAGAAGTCTTACAATCTTATATTTTGACAACTGCAAAATATGATTATTCTGTTTATGAAAAACGTATCTTATATAGGATTATTGAAATTCTTCAATTCCTAATCGAAGGTAAAAAACTAAATAAAAAATATAGTATTCAAATTACAACTCAAAATGATTATGATTTTCAAATTCCATTGAGTAGTATTTTAGTGAATGAAAAAGATGAAAATTACACCAGGATAAAAAATGCTTTCAAATCTCTTCAGAAAAAAATTATCGAGTATGAAGACAATAAAACCTGGTTGTCTCTAAATTTAATTGAGCGTCCAGAAATCACAAAAAATGGAGGTAATTCTTATGCCTCATTTAGAGTTTCTCCAATGATTGCAGAATGCTTTATGGATTTTTCAAAAGGATTCAGAAAATATGAGTTGAAAGTTGCAATGGAGTTCGAAAGTGAATATTCTATGAGATTTTATGAATTACTATCAAATAAAAAAACTCCTATTAATTATTCAATCGAAAATTTGAAAGAAATTTTTGGTCTTGGAGATAAATATAAATTGACTGCAAATTTTATCAATAAGGTTATTGTTCCTGCAAAAAAAGAATTGGATTCGAGAAGTCCGTACACTTTTCATTACGAACCAATCAAAACAGGTCGAAAAATTACATCAATTCACTTTGTTCCTATTTATCAACCACAATTTGAAGATGAAAATCTGAAGAAACAAAAATTGAATAAACAAATGTCTAATAAATGGTTTATTCCAAAAAATGTTTATGATTTCTTGATCCATAATTTTAAATTTACAGACAAGGAACTAAATAATAATTTGAACTTATTCGAAAATCTTTACAATAATATGTCCGAAGAAGCTCTTTTGGATTTCCTTGTTGATATTCGATTTTTTGCTTCGAATGCAGATAATCCAAAAGGATTTATTATTGGGTCATTGAAGAAAAAAGCAGAGCAGATTTTTGAACAAAAATACGGTCTAAATAACAAGTAG
- a CDS encoding plasmid mobilization protein: MNKTKRIEIRLTLLEEKLLKVKAKETGLPVSTYVRNCALGKNLPKQLSESELEVYKELKKFYNNFSSISNLLKKGDYGSMLSEIGILQQEMLDHLKKIRHDK, translated from the coding sequence ATGAACAAAACCAAACGAATTGAAATACGATTAACCCTTTTAGAAGAAAAACTTTTAAAAGTTAAAGCCAAGGAAACAGGTCTTCCTGTTTCAACCTATGTTCGAAATTGTGCCTTGGGTAAAAATTTACCCAAACAATTAAGTGAATCTGAATTGGAAGTTTATAAAGAATTGAAGAAATTTTATAATAACTTTTCGTCCATTTCCAATCTTTTGAAAAAAGGCGATTACGGAAGTATGCTTTCAGAAATCGGTATTCTTCAGCAAGAAATGTTGGATCATTTAAAAAAGATACGTCATGATAAGTAA
- a CDS encoding relaxase/mobilization nuclease domain-containing protein yields MISKAKATKGSAAAIDYIMKEEKQSFELYRNDVIGKNGSEILSEFREVQAMNENCSNNTFSIVLSPNNDVVHNRQELLRYTQDHLKNLGLENNQCIAYVHQNTKATHVHIIANRIDEKGKALDDSYIGFKAQNSAEKIALDNGLKTAKEVRQEKVIERTLDKELNKELKADILKKHNISVKQSRTFSEYMQNMYDRGCRIEPTINKGGKLQGFRIYDKMSGLDFKASEIHKSCGMKSMIEKGVSFKGMTMQTEIVKGLTKEIATKPVEVLSLLQPAIKIADMAIKIGRSIDRGMSL; encoded by the coding sequence ATGATAAGTAAAGCTAAGGCAACCAAAGGAAGTGCAGCTGCTATTGATTACATTATGAAGGAAGAAAAGCAATCCTTTGAATTGTACCGAAATGATGTGATTGGAAAAAATGGATCTGAAATACTTTCAGAGTTTAGAGAAGTACAGGCAATGAATGAGAATTGTTCCAACAATACTTTTTCGATTGTTCTTAGTCCGAATAATGATGTCGTTCATAATCGGCAAGAATTATTGCGTTATACGCAAGATCATTTGAAAAATTTAGGTTTAGAAAACAATCAATGTATTGCTTATGTTCATCAAAATACAAAAGCAACTCATGTTCATATTATAGCGAATCGTATTGATGAAAAAGGAAAGGCTTTAGATGATTCTTACATTGGATTTAAAGCTCAAAATTCTGCTGAAAAGATTGCACTTGATAATGGTTTAAAAACAGCCAAAGAGGTGCGACAAGAAAAAGTTATTGAAAGAACATTGGATAAGGAGTTGAACAAAGAACTGAAGGCTGATATTTTGAAAAAGCACAATATTTCAGTGAAACAATCGCGTACTTTTTCGGAGTATATGCAGAATATGTATGATAGGGGATGTCGTATAGAACCAACCATTAATAAAGGTGGAAAGTTGCAAGGTTTTCGGATTTATGATAAAATGAGTGGGCTTGATTTTAAAGCTTCTGAAATTCATAAGAGTTGTGGAATGAAAAGTATGATTGAGAAAGGGGTTTCTTTCAAAGGAATGACTATGCAGACGGAAATTGTGAAAGGTTTAACCAAAGAAATCGCAACTAAACCGGTGGAAGTTTTATCGCTTTTGCAACCGGCGATTAAAATAGCGGATATGGCTATCAAAATTGGACGTTCGATTGATAGAGGAATGTCGTTGTAA